In the Limanda limanda chromosome 10, fLimLim1.1, whole genome shotgun sequence genome, one interval contains:
- the syce3 gene encoding synaptonemal complex central element protein 3, with the protein MADSSPERPQAEQDDVLELNKDLENMTECVENMSVQLTWMAYDLVALRTSPEMGTLLRGLEEAYHRCRAAVGGARSREPDPEDPVDPSQI; encoded by the exons ATGGCCGACTCATCCCCCGAGCGTCCTCAGGCGGAGCAGGACGACGTGTTGGAGCTCAACAAGGATCTAGAGAATATGACGGAATGCGTTGAGAACATGTCAG TGCAGCTGACCTGGATGGCCTACGACCTGGTGGCCCTGCGGACCAGCCCCGAGATGGGGACCCTGCTCCGGGGGCTGGAGGAGGCGTACCACCGCTGCAGAGCCGCCGTGGGTGGAGCCCGGAGCCGGGAGCCAGATCCGGAGGACCCGGTTGATCCCTCTCAGATCTGA
- the foxi3b gene encoding forkhead box protein I3-B → MSSFDAQGQSPPRCGPQFPSLGQEPPELSMYSDCYYPPPSLPSPQRTTPTSYDLSDYATSTPNPYLWFNGSGINTPPYLATAGPSGNPGPPFVPQHYGMQRPYLGPVGAGGPGGELSWFSLPSQEDLMKLVRPPYSYSALIAMAIHGAPDRRLTLSQIYQYVADNFPFYNKSKAGWQNSIRHNLSLNDCFKKVPRDEDDPGKGNYWTLDPNCEKMFDNGNFRRKRKRKSDLLPGGEGSSGAPESGDSERGSPKLSGNPALNISPSPDRIPSPSSSGPAPCLSSFLSEMSGVTSSAANEVGGDGLSRPLQINLPLDGPLRPTQPGSFSTYSPNSVGSEWVPQVSAPPVLSSSPTHSSLGYTSPILSQYNSSNGHFYPMLGSSGIIYHREGTEV, encoded by the exons ATGTCTTCATTTGACGCCCAGGGCCAGTCTCCCCCTCGATGTGGCCCTCAGTTCCCCAGCCTGGGACAGGAGCCCCCGGAGCTCAGCATGTACAGCGACTGCTACTAccctcctccttccctgccGAGCCCTCAGCGCACTACGCCGACCTCCTACGACCTGAGCGACTACGCCACCTCCACCCCGAACCCTTACCTCTGGTTCAACGGCTCCGGGATCAACACGCCGCCGTACCTGGCCACCGCCGGCCCGTCCGGTAACCCCGGCCCCCCCTTTGTGCCCCAGCACTACGGCATGCAGAGGCCTTACCTGGGTCCGGTGGGAGCTGGGGGCCCAGGAGGGGAGCTGAGCTGGTTCTCTCTGCCCTCACAGGAGGACCTGATGAAGCTGGTCAGGCCCCCGTACTCCTACTCCGCTCTCATCGCCATGGCCATCCACGGAGCGCCCGACAGGAGACTGACACTGAGTCAGATTTACCAGTATGTCGCCGACAATTTCCCTTTCTACAACAAGAGTAAAGCGGGCTGGCAGAACTCCATCAGACACAACCTGTCACTCAACGACTGCTTCAAAAAAGTGCCCCGGGACGAGGATGATCCAG GAAAGGGCAACTACTGGACGCTCGACCCAAACTGTGAAAAGATGTTTGACAACGGAAACTTCCGCcgcaagaggaagagaaagtctGACCTCCTCCCTGGAGGTGAAGGCAGCTCGGGGGCTCCAGAGTCAGGCGACAGTGAGAGGGGAAGCCCAAAGCTTTCTGGTAACCCTGCCCTGAACATCTCCCCCTCACCGGACAGGATCCCGTCCCCTTCATCATCGGGTCCCGCACCGTGTCTGAGCAGCTTCCTGTCTGAGATGTCTGGAGTGACCTCCAGTGCAGCCAATGAGGTGGGAGGTGACGGGTTGAGCAGGCCGCTGCAGATTAACCTGCCTTTAGATGGGCCTCTTAGACCCACACAACCAGGAAGCTTCAGCACCTACTCCCCCAACTCGGTCGGCTCAGAGTGGGTACCGCAAGTGTCTGCTCCCCCTGtgctctcctcctcacccaccCACTCCTCCTTAGGGTACACGAGCCCCATCCTCAGCCAGTACAACAGCTCCAATGGGCATTTCTACCCTATGCTGGGCTCGTCAGGGATCATCTACCACCGTGAGGGCACAGAAGTTTGA